One Scomber japonicus isolate fScoJap1 chromosome 1, fScoJap1.pri, whole genome shotgun sequence DNA window includes the following coding sequences:
- the tubgcp4 gene encoding gamma-tubulin complex component 4: MIHELLLALSGYPGTIFTWNKRTGLQVSQDLPFLHPSETSVLNRLCKLGSDYIRFTEFIEQHTGHVHQQEHHTNQPVPTGLHGIYLRAFCTGLDSILQPYRQALLDLEHEFLGDPHLTISHVNYKLDQFQLLFPSVMVVVETIKSQKIHGCQILETVYKHSCGGLPPVRMALEKILAVCHGVMYKQLAAWMLHGLLLDQSEEFFIKQGPSAGGAAANQEEDEEDLGLGGLSGKQLRELQDLRLIEEENMLAPSLQQFSLRTEMLPSYIPVRVAEKILFVGESVQMFENHNHSPSRARSILKHQEDSFASELHRLKQQPLFSLVDFENMIDRIRSTVAEHLWTLMVEESDLLEQLKIIKDFYLLGRGELYQVFIDLAQHMLKAPPTAVTEHDVNVAFQQAAHKVLLDDDNLLPLLHLTVDYQGKDSKETTGARDGATPPQDTSPREIPPTGWAALGLTYKVQWPLHILFTPAVLEKYNVVFRYLLSVRRVQSQLQHCWALQMQRKHLKSSQTDAVKWRLRNHMAFLIDNLQYYLQVDVLESQFSQLLQLINSTRDFESIRLAHDHFLSNLLAQSFILLKPVFHCLNEILELCLNFCSLVSQSVATLDDRGTAQLDLLVKGFRRQSSLLFKILSSVRNHQINSDLAQLLLRLDYNKYYTQAGGTLGSV; encoded by the exons GTTTCCCAGGATCTGCCCTTCCTTCACCCCAGTGAGACCAGCGTCCTCAACCGACTCTGTAAACTGGGCTCGGACTACATACGCTTCACAGAGTTCATAGAGCAACACACCGGCCATGTGCATCAACAA GAGCATCACACGAACCAGCCCGTCCCGACTGGCCTTCATGGGATTTACTTGCGGGCGTTCTGCACCGGACTCGACTCGATCCTGCAGCCGTACAGACAAGCTCTGCTGGACCTGGAACACGAG TTCCTCGGAGATCCACATCTGACGATATCACACGTGAACTATAAACTCGATCAG TTCCAGTTGCTGTTTCCCTCTGTGATGGTCGTGGTAGAGACTATAAAGTCACAGAAG ATCCACGGTTGTCAGATCCTGGAGACGGTTTATAAGCACAGCTGTGGCGGACTTCCTCCTGTACGCATGGCTTTAGAGAA GATCCTGGCCGTGTGCCACGGTGTGATGTACAAGCAGCTGGCGGCTTGGATGCTTCACGGACTGCTGCTGGACCAGAgcgaggagtttttcatcaagCAGGGTCCGAGCGCGGGAGGAGCCGCCGCCAAccaggaggaagacgaggaagacCTGGGGCTCGGAGGCTTGAGCGGGAAACAGCTCAGAGAACTGCAGGACCTG CGTCTGATCGAGGAGGAGAACATGCTGGCTCCGTCTCTGCAGCAGTTCTCCCTGCGGACGGAGATGCTTCCTTCTTACATTCCCGTCAGAGTGGCCGAGAAGATCCTGTTTGTGGGAGAATCCGTCCAGATGTTTGAAAACCACAACCACAGCCCGTCCAGAGCTC GCTCCATACTGAAGCACCAGGAGGACTCGTTTGCCTCGGAGCTGCACAGACTCAAGCAGCAGCCTCTCTTCAGTCTGGTGGATTTTGAGAACATGATCGATCGTATCAGGAGCACGGTGGCGGAG CATCTGTGGACGTTGATGGTGGAGGAGTCAGATCTGCTGGAGCAGCTCAAG ATCATTAAGGACTTCTACCTGCTGGGTCGTGGAGAGCTCTACCAGGTTTTTATTGACCTCGCTCAGCACATGTTGAAAGCTCCGCCGACAGCCGTCACTGAACACG ATGTGAATGTGGCGTTCCAGCAGGCGGCTCATAAAGTGTTACTGGACGATGATAACCTGCTTCCTCTGCTGCACCTCACCGTCGACTACCAGGGCAAAGACAGCAAAG AGACGACGGGCGCTAGAGACGGAGCCACTCCTCCACAAGACACTTCCCCTCGTGAGATCCCTCCTACCGGCTGGGCGGCTCTCGGACTCACCTACAAAGTTCAATGGCCGCTGCACATCCTCTTCACCCCCGCTGTCCTGGAGaa gtaCAACGTTGTGTTCAGGTACCTGCTGAGCGTTCGGAGAGTGCAGTCACAGCTGCAGCACTGCTGGGCTTTACAGATGCAGAGGAAACACCTGAAGTCCAGCCAGACCGACGCAGTGAAGTGGAGACTACGCAACCACATGGCTTTCCTCATCGACAACCTGCAGTATTACTTACAG GTCGACGTTCTGGAGTCTCAGTTCTCTCAGCTGCTCCAACTCATCAACTCCACCAGAGACTTCGAGAGCATCCGACTGGCTCACGATCACTTCCTCAGCAACCTGCTCGCTCAGTCCTTCATCCTCCTGAAGCCG gtcttccactgtctgaacgAGATCCTGGAGCTGTGTCTGAACTTCTGCTCGCTGGTCAGTCAGAGCGTAGCGACGCTGGACGACCGAGGAACCGCTCAGCTGGACCTCCTGGTTAAG GGCTTCAGGCGTCAGTCCTCGTTACTGTTTAAAATCCTGTCGAGCGTCAGAAACCATCAGATCAACTCGGATCTGGCTCAGCTGTTACTGAGACTGGACTACAACAAGTATTACACTCAGGCAGGAGGAACGCTGGGCAG CGTTTGA